In the Dromaius novaehollandiae isolate bDroNov1 chromosome 25, bDroNov1.hap1, whole genome shotgun sequence genome, CTCACCCATGTTCCCGAAGATGCCCTGGTTCCTCAGGGCGTCGGCGCTCACGTAGGTGCCCGCGTTCCCGaaggcgccggggcggccgccgaaGGCCCCCGGCACCCGCGCGCCGCTGACGTCGGGGAAGGCGTCCATCTGCGGGGGAGAGCGAGGCGGtgggcgcccggcgctgccggccccgcgcccggccgccgcggccgcccctgaCCTTGGAGGCCATGCAGATGTTGAGCTGCTCCCTGAGGTAGGCGGCCTGCACCGCCGCCCTGctcttctcctccagctccttgCCGAGCTGCTCCTTGGCCGCCGCCagcttcttcttctcctcctggctgctctgcagccgCTTCTCGGCGTCCTGCAGCCGCTTGTCCAGGTCCTGCTTGTCGTGGGAGCAGTTCAGCTGGCACTGGGCCACGGTCATGCTGCACACGGTCTTGCCCACGTACTTGGTGTCGCGCTCCTGCTGCCAGAGGAAGAGCCCCTCGGCGCGCTGCGCCAGCCAGCTGAGCTGCTCCTGGGCGCTGCCGCAGCTGAAGGGGCCCAGGAGCTCCCGGATGCGCTGCAGGGAGTAGGCCACGTCGGCGCGCAGCGAGACGCACTCCCGcttctgcagctccagctgcgACCGGGCGCCGTCGCAGCTGGTCTTGGTGGTGAGCAGCTCCCGCTGGCAGCCCTCGTTCTCGCGGGTGACCTTGCCCAGCGCGGCGCTGGCCTGGGCGCAGCTCTCCTCCGCCTGCCGCCTGGCCAGGGCCACCTGgtcctgctggctctgcagcgTGGCCTTCTcggctgcgcggggggggggcggaggtgggggggccgccgcgctcgccgccggggccgggcgggcgcggcggggggccggggtgctcccggggggtggggggggcgcgggccgggcgctTACCCTGGCAGCTGGCGTTGATGAGGCTGATGGTCATGTGGCACTCGTCCAGCTTCGTCTTCTGGTAGATGATGATCACCCTCATCTGCTGCAGCTCGTgctggggggcgagggggggggctCAGCACTGGCCCCCGGGCGGAGGAGGCGGAGAGGGTCTGGCGAGCTGGGAGagcccccggccggggggggggacccccTCTGCCGCGCCGCCCCCGAGCCTTTGGAGCCTTTGGATTTTGGAGCATTGGGAgccggctgccccgcgccgggaaGAGGCTCCCTCCTGCGCCGGGAAGAGGCTCCTCTCCGCCCGGCCGCGAGCACGTGTCTgcggcccggctcggcgcggGGATGCTCGAGCCGCCGGCGGCCCCTTTTCGCCCGGCGCCCGTGGCCGGAGCGCGGGGGGACGGGGCGAGGGGCCGTGCCCGGCTCACCTGGGTGCCGAGGGCGGCCTGGCTGCTGTTGCACTTGTCCAGGTCGCGCTGCAGCTTCTGGGCGAGCGCCTGCAGCCCCTGCCGCTCCTTGGCGGTGGCGTTGAGGGCCCGCGTGAGGTTGGCGTTCCTGCCGCTGAGCGTGATGATCTTGTTGTAGCGGTCCTGCATCTGCCGCTCCAGGAGCTGGAGGTGCGTGTCGGTGCCGGCGTGCGCGTTGCCGTACACCATGAAGAGCACCAGCCCCAGGATGATGAGGAACTGGATGAGCGAGGTGAAGAGGAAGACGTACTTCATGTAGAAGCCGCAGTCGCGCTTGGGCACGGCCTCCTTGCTCTCCAAGCCGAACTTGGCCATGGCGTAGCTGCTCTTGTCCATACCCCCCGCGCTCTGCCGCCCGCACCCCGCCGCAGCCCCTTTCAACGGGGCCGCGCCGGGGTGGAGCCTGCCCGGCCCGTGTTTATATCGCTCTATTTAATACTTCCCTCTGCCgggctccttccttcctccccggATGCCTCGGACCCGCCGGGTTACTGCCGTGCAGCTTCTGTTTGCAGCGGGGCTATTGTTCGCCGCCGCCGGCGGAGCGGGGagaggccccccccccgcccgccgatGCCCGGGGACGgcgatggggacagggacaggcccCTCCGCGGGGACGTTAGCCGGGGTGCCCGCGCGGGGGGTTTTGCATGGGGAGGCTGCAGAGACCGGGTGAGGCATCCCCACGCCGGGCGCCCACTGCCACCTCCGCTATCCCACGGCACctgacccgggggggggggagcatgcggcgcggcccccgctgcCAGGTAGGGTGGCACCAGCCCAGGGCTGCGCGGAGCTGCCGGACGCATCCCAGCCTGCGGCCGCCTCGCCGAGAGGGACCATggagccggggctgccggagAGCCGGCTGCAGCGCCCCGGGGAGCCTGGTCCCCGCGGTGCCCCACTGGCACCGGCCCTGCTGGGCAGACTGCAGCCGGCCGGAGCAAGCGAGGGGCCAACGCAGCTCTCGCCCAACGCCCCAGCGTCTCCCCGGGGAGGGAGATGAGGTGCTCTCAGGAGGGGGTGTTGCATGGAGGGCTGTTGCACGCAGCGGTGTTGCACGCAGGGCTGTTGCACGCCCTGCAGCATTCCCAGGTGACCCCCCCAGCTTCACCGCCGCGGCTCCCCATGGGCTTTGGATGCTCCCGCCGGGCGGGACGGGGTCGGCTGCTCCGCGGCAAGGCCGCCGTGCACACGTGCTTCCCGCCCGTGCGACAGATGCTCTCCCTCTGCCGCGGGAGCCCACGGCGGCCGTGGACGGCTCCCACCACGGTGCCCAGCGGTGCTTCGCGGAGCCCCAGGCTGGTCCCCGTGGCAGGatgcccggcgcggggcgggggcggcacgcgggggggctgcggcacAGGGCCGAGCCGGGCGCTGACCCGAGGCAGGAGACCTGGTTTCTGTTTCCTGCTTTCTCGCCGCGCCGAGCTCCCCGGGGGCCCCTAAGTGTCTGCGGTGGTCGGGACGGTGTCAGTCCCGAGCCGCTCTCAGCTACTGCCGTTTCCTTCCTGAGCTGCAAATAACAGAGGTGAGTcacctccccgccgcggcggccccggccctgctgccgggCGCTGGCTGGGTGGCCGGTCCCGGCGCCGCGGTGAggggctccccgccggcccccagcccggcccgctcGGGTTTGCAAGCTGCAGCGGCCGCCGGGGCACGGGCATCGCGCGGGCAAgggctctgcaccccaggacgtGCACAGGGAAGGGCTCTGCAGGGCGGGCACCATCCGGCGCCGGTGCTGAGCCTCTCCCGGGCCCATTCCCACGAGCACTGTCCGCTCCGGCCCCGagcccctggcagcagcctggGAAGCGCCCGGGCACCCGGGGGGGGCCGGTTTGCCCCGGCGGAGGCACTTGCCCCTCGAGAGCGGCCGCCCGGGGGCCCCCTCGGCTCGGTGGCgtgggggcggccccgggggcggcgtgCCGCCGGGTTTTGCGGGCCGCGGCCGGATGCTCGTGCTTGGGCGCAGCCGGCCTGCCCTCTGCACAGGATATCGCCTGGCAGGGCAGGAAAATCGGCAGCTTTCCTGGAAACCTTCGGCGTTGGGCTAAAGTGGATCAAAGAACCTGGGAAGCGCCTGGGAACCGGCAGCATCTGCTAAACCGTCTCCCCCCCGCTCGGCCTTGCCGGGGCTGCGTGCGCAGTGGCCTTGCACCGTCCCGCGGAGCCGGCTGGCTGGCACCGGGCCCGGGATGCGCCTggggctgcgccgggctcctGCCCATGGCGGCTGTCGGCGCTGCCTCCGCAGCCCGGGAATTTGTTTAGCTTTCTGACCTccgggctggggaggaaggttggaTTCGCAGCACATGGAAACATCCTGGGGAACAGAGCGGCCTTTATTGCACAGCTGCCTTCCCGCTTGCAAAGCCTTTCCAGGCACCGCTGCGTGCCGAAAGCACTGCAGCAAAAAGCGGCGGGGAAAAAAACCAGCGCCGGGCAGGCGGCAGAGGGGAGCACCCGGAGCCAGCAGCCGGCATTCCCGGGGGACGAAGCCCCTGCCCAGGCTCGCTACCGGCTCCCGTGCGTGCGGCCCGCGGAGGAAGCGGGTGCCGGTGGAGCAGCCGGGCTGGCGCTGCTGCGGTGCCGCTCCGGCAGCGCCGAGGGCCGGGGCGGACGCCGGTGCTAAGGGGCGCTGTGGGACCGGGAATGGCCGCGCGGCGCGGTGcagcggccgcagcccccgggctccccgcgcccctctcgcgccggagccgccggcccccgACGCCGCTGCCGCGGGGCCTCAGCCCTTCCTGCAAAAGAGGGGAGAGCGGTGAGCGACGCCCGGAGCTGCCGGTGTCGGGGCCACCGGTGCCGCAGGGGCGCAAGGGCACGTGCACACGCGTGGGGGGCACATGCACGTGCATGCAGGGGACATGCACACGCATGTGGGGCACGTGCACCTGTATGCAGGGGACATGCATGCAGGGCACATGCACACTCATATGGGgcacatgcacacgtgtgtggGGCAAATGCACATGTGTGGGGCACACGCATGCAgggcacgtgcacacacatatggGGGACATGCACATTGTGGGgcacatgcacacgtgtgtggGGCACGTGCACGCGCATGCAGGGCACACTCATGCAGGGCACATGGACACACATATGTGGCACGTGCACATGCATGTGGGGCACATGCACGTGTGTGCagggcacatgcacacacatgcagggCACATGCCTATGGggcacatgcacatgtgtgtggggcacatgcacatgtgtgtgggGCACGTGCACACGTGTGTGGGGCACATGCATGCAGGGTATGTACATGCATGCGGGGCACATGTCCATGCATACGGGGCACCTGCACACATGTGCAGGGCACATGCGCGTGCGTGTGGAGCAGATGCACACGTGTGTGGGACACACGCCCATGCATGCAGCCCCCCAGGCAAGCggggcagggccatggggagcggaggcggcgcccggcgctgTACCGGCGGGGAGGGCACCTGCGCCCGGCCGTGCGGGAGCTCAGCCGCCGCTGCAGGGCTTCGACCTCGGCCGCGTAGTCCCGCCTGCGGGGAGAGCAGGGGCGCGTGAcggggggctcccggccccgctccccgaggggccggcggctcggggcgccgcgccggcagGGTCCTTACAGGCTGCCCTCGAGCTCGCGCTGCCGGGCCTCGCAGCGCTCCCCGCGGCTCTgcagcgcccgccgctgcgcCGTGGCCTCCGCCAGCCGCCgctgcagcccccgcgccgcctcccggcTCCGCGCCAGCTCCTCTGCGGGGCGAAGGGCACGCGGGGCTCAGCCGGcgccgcgggaggcggccgcccgccgctggcatggggggggggtcccctccGCCCCGCGCAGCAGCCCCCACCTCGCAGCGCCGCGTTGCTGCCGGCCAGCTCGGCCCCGTCGCGCCGCAGCGCCAGCACCTCGCTCCGCAGCGCCGTCGCGTTGCTGCCCAGCGCGGCCTGGGGAGAGGGGACGCCGCGGTGaccggggcgccggggctgcggcggggccggagccgcgaCGGCATCCTCCCATCTCGGCTCCGTCCGGCCTCGGCGCGCTCCTCCGCACCGGCTCGCGTCCATCCCGCAGCAGCATTGCCCGGCCCGGCGGATCTTGGCAGTGTGGATCCGGCAGCTGGGAAGGGGCAGCTCCCTCTTCCCGCAGCGAAGGGTCGCTCCGAGCTCGCCCGAGAGCCCTGAaacggcgcccggccccggccccgccgccgggaaGCCGGAGCGGTTTTCCAGCCCCTCCGGGCCATTGTTTGGCCGGAAGAGCGCCGGAGGGACTGTGGCCCCGCTCTTCCTCCGGTGCACATCGCCGCGGTTGGGCCAGGCCCTTTCCCAGCTGGGTCTGCAACTAAAAATACCCCgggggagagaagcagcagcgcTGCGCCGGGCTCCGGCCCCCGCTGCTGCTTTGAGCAGTAGTAATTACATGTGTGCGGAGCGGcttggctcggctcggctcgggcGCAGCTAGGAATAGCCATCGCGGCCGTGCCCGGGGCGGGCTCAGCCCTGGCAGCGCTCGGGGCACCGAGGGAGGCAGCCGGGCAGCCCGGGGGTCTCGGCACCCCTCGTTCCCGGCAGCATCCCGGCTCGGCTGCGCTGCCTCTCCCCACCGGCCGCCCCTTTGCAGCTGCCCTTGGCTCCGGGAGGAATTTGCTTGGCTGCAGCATCCTCCCTTTGGGGCTGGGGCATCCCACGAGCCTGGCAAACCCCACCCCATGGCTCCAGCACGGGGGCAAAACCCGCGCGGGACCTACCGCGTGCTCCCGGCAGGACGCCCAGCTGGCGTTGAGCCGCTCGCCGGCGCCGCGGGCCTGGTCCAGCAGCCGCTGCAGGGCTTCCTCGCGGTGGGCGCCGtcggccgccgcgcgccgcagccgggccgcctcctgctccagcgcggccgcgcggccccccagcacccggCTCTCGTTGGCCGCCCGCTCCCGGCAGCCCTGCAGCTTGCGCAGCGCCTCCGAGCGCCACACcagcaccgccaccgccaccgtcACCGccgccaccagcagcagcagcgccgcgcACAGCCCCAGCACCTTCAGCGTGGCCCTGGGCACCGAGGGCTCCATGCTCGGGGGCTCGGGGGCTCGGGggccgctcgcccgcccgcccgctccggcggctgccgcccgcggtgtgccggggccccgcggcgcctcgcTCCCCGCGCCGCTCTAATTGCTGCCTGTGGGTTTTGCAAACGCCGCTTTGGGctgcggctgcccgcggggcACGGCCCGGAATAGCCTCTGTGCTGGACGTGGGCGGCGGCTCTGCCCCCTCCGGCCGGGCGGCATCGCCTGCGGGACGAGctgcgccggggccccggggacgGGGCTGCCGGACCCGCCGCTCCCCCCATCACGGCCGGTCCTTGGGGCGCACCGAGACGTTTCGGGGAcgctggggctgccggctgcccGTGGGGCTCCCGCAGCATCCCCGGCGCACGGGGACGCAGGGCGCCCGCGCAGGGACGTGGCCACGCGGTAGGTAcaggggggaaactgaggcacggcagCCCCAcaagcccccgccgcgccggcgccccggcAGGCGGTCTGTCCCAAAGAGGTGCTGGAGCAACGACCCACTTTGGCTTTTCACAAGGTTTTATTAGGTTAAATACTACCAAACCGTGGCGCGTCCaagcccctgcctggccccagcacagcacagctggcCAGCGGTTTGCAGCTGGAAGCAAACTGGGTCCCTGGGATGCTCTAGCCGTGCAGGGCCGGGGTCGATTCGGAGGCGAGCGCTGTCCCGGTGCGGGAGGGCCGAGCGGGGAAGGGGCTCCGGGAGCGCGGGCGCCTTGAGCTGCTGCCGCTCCGGACGGAGACGGTCCCTCCTCGCCCCACGTCGGGggccgtggtggtggtggggggggaccAGCCGGGCCCTTGTCGAGGCTGCTGCGGGCTCAGGGGCAGAGCAACCCGGCGAGCGCCAGCGCCAGGAGGCCCAGGCTCGAGGCTGGGGGCTGGTTCCCGCCCGAGGTCTCCTTCCTCCcggcctggagctgctgctgcaggttcctcacctgcagctggaggctgttcctgggcggggggggggaacagggagAGTCGGTGACGGAgggtggggacagggctggggggaCGGGGGACGCGGGGCtcacctgctcctctgcacctcctccagctgctgcctcagcTGCGCCGCATCCTCCCTGAGCACCCTGGTCTCCTCTGCGGGAAGGCGAGTGCGGCCGGGGGTCAGCACGGCCGAGGGACGGGGGTCAGCATCGCCCAGGGGACGGGGATCAGCATCACCCAGGGGACGGGGGTCAGCATCGCCCAAGGGACGGGGGTCAGCATTGCCCAGGGGACGGGGGTCAGCATGGCCGAGGGATGGGGATCAGCATCGCCCAAGGGACAGGGATCAGCATCACCCAGGGGACAGGGATCAGCATCGCCCAGGGGACAGGGATCAGCATCGCCCAAGGGACGGGGATCAGCATCACCCACGGGACAGGGATCAGCATCGCCCAAGGGACGGGGATCAGCATCACCCAGGGGACAGGGATCAGCATCGCCCAAGGGACAGGGATCAGCATTGCCCAGGCGCTCAGCGCATCCCGGCGATGGGGACCAGGGTGTCCCAGGGTCTCGGCCCgtgccctgagcccccccccacACGCAGCTCGCCCCATCCCGCCTGccccccgctccctgccccggcGCTCACCTTGCAGCGCGGCCGTCCTGGCCCCCCGCTCCGACCCCCAGCGCTGCAGgagccccagcagctgctccagggCCGTGACGTTCCTCTGAACGGCGTCCTGCGGGCAcgcggggagggaagggaagtgccgctgccgggggctgccggtcGGACACCGAAGCGCCCTGGTGCTAGTGACCCACccaggctgcccctgccc is a window encoding:
- the PLVAP gene encoding plasmalemma vesicle-associated protein: MDKSSYAMAKFGLESKEAVPKRDCGFYMKYVFLFTSLIQFLIILGLVLFMVYGNAHAGTDTHLQLLERQMQDRYNKIITLSGRNANLTRALNATAKERQGLQALAQKLQRDLDKCNSSQAALGTQHELQQMRVIIIYQKTKLDECHMTISLINASCQAEKATLQSQQDQVALARRQAEESCAQASAALGKVTRENEGCQRELLTTKTSCDGARSQLELQKRECVSLRADVAYSLQRIRELLGPFSCGSAQEQLSWLAQRAEGLFLWQQERDTKYVGKTVCSMTVAQCQLNCSHDKQDLDKRLQDAEKRLQSSQEEKKKLAAAKEQLGKELEEKSRAAVQAAYLREQLNICMASKMDAFPDVSGARVPGAFGGRPGAFGNAGTYVSADALRNQGIFGNMGKINVEEIQRSVQKIMEQYAPKNPSG